A window of the Rickettsia felis URRWXCal2 genome harbors these coding sequences:
- the priA gene encoding Primosomal protein N', translated as MRIAKILLPAAKLFPLDYLIPESLVLNIGDLVIVPFRSKELTGIVWEFATIPEASKLKTVKEKVPLDLSITSEVLELIKWLSSYYMSELGSIAKLVLPIDIAEKPIKVKEQKVNNSFVLPDLSEEQKQAVTILNESNKPTLIKGVTGSGKTEIYFHLIADYLVKGKQVLIMLPEIALSTQIINRFIERFGFEPIIWNSSVTKAQKKMILRGILSDKVKVVIGARSSLFLPFKNLGLVVIDEEHDDSYKQDDGILYNARDTAIVRGTFDKAQIVLCSATPSIETMYNIEIGKYQLVTLVNRYNNVDLPNIEIIDMTKEKLSKNSYLSKILIEAIKDNLDNKKQVLLFLNRRGYAPLMLCKACGHRFTCKFCSSWMVVHKATKKLECHHCGYQSKIFSSCPECLEDETLTICGPGIERIEEEAKALFPENKIAVISKDHAKNPERIAQLLHQMENLEIDILIGTQMITKGYHFPNLTLVGVIDADLGSNNADLRASERTFQLLHQVGGRAGRGDGKGVVYLQSYYPDNIIFSYVKAGDEDSFFANELEIRKSADMPPFSKTASVILSGSNESKILEIARAMVRIAPKANVKILGPASSLMSKLAGKYRYRILIIADKKFNLQKYLKFWLSLIKIPSFCHLKIDIDPKSFY; from the coding sequence ATGCGAATAGCAAAAATATTATTACCGGCAGCAAAATTATTCCCTCTAGATTATTTAATCCCTGAAAGTTTAGTTTTAAATATCGGCGATCTTGTCATCGTGCCTTTTAGAAGTAAAGAATTAACCGGCATAGTATGGGAGTTTGCTACTATTCCTGAAGCATCGAAACTAAAAACCGTAAAAGAAAAAGTACCGCTAGATTTAAGTATTACTTCAGAAGTTTTAGAATTAATTAAATGGTTGAGTAGCTACTATATGTCAGAACTTGGGAGTATAGCCAAGTTAGTATTACCTATAGATATTGCTGAAAAACCGATTAAAGTTAAAGAGCAGAAAGTAAATAATAGCTTTGTGCTACCTGATTTGTCGGAAGAGCAGAAACAAGCAGTAACAATTTTGAATGAAAGTAATAAGCCAACACTTATTAAAGGTGTTACGGGATCAGGTAAAACAGAAATATATTTTCATCTAATAGCAGATTACTTAGTAAAAGGTAAACAAGTGCTTATTATGCTGCCTGAAATTGCTTTAAGTACACAAATTATTAATCGTTTTATAGAGCGATTCGGTTTTGAGCCTATCATATGGAACTCAAGCGTTACCAAAGCTCAAAAGAAAATGATTTTAAGAGGTATATTAAGCGATAAAGTTAAAGTAGTAATTGGGGCTAGAAGTAGTTTGTTTTTACCTTTTAAAAATCTCGGTTTGGTGGTTATAGATGAAGAGCATGACGATTCCTATAAACAAGATGACGGTATATTATATAATGCTCGGGATACGGCTATCGTAAGAGGTACATTTGATAAAGCACAAATTGTTTTGTGTTCGGCAACACCGTCTATTGAAACGATGTATAATATAGAAATAGGTAAATATCAATTGGTTACATTGGTTAATAGATACAATAATGTCGATTTGCCGAATATAGAAATAATCGATATGACTAAAGAAAAGCTATCTAAGAATTCCTATTTATCCAAGATTCTTATAGAAGCTATCAAAGATAATTTAGATAATAAAAAGCAAGTATTATTGTTTCTTAATAGGCGTGGTTATGCTCCGCTCATGCTATGTAAAGCTTGTGGTCATAGATTTACCTGTAAATTCTGCTCTTCTTGGATGGTAGTACATAAAGCGACTAAAAAACTTGAATGTCATCATTGCGGTTATCAAAGTAAAATTTTTAGTTCTTGTCCTGAATGTCTAGAGGATGAAACATTAACTATCTGTGGTCCAGGTATAGAAAGAATAGAGGAAGAAGCGAAAGCACTCTTTCCTGAGAATAAAATTGCGGTGATAAGTAAAGATCATGCTAAAAACCCTGAAAGAATAGCACAGCTTCTACATCAAATGGAAAATTTAGAAATTGATATATTAATAGGAACGCAAATGATAACGAAAGGCTATCATTTTCCAAATCTTACTTTAGTTGGAGTAATAGATGCCGATCTTGGGAGTAATAACGCCGATCTTAGAGCATCTGAGCGGACTTTCCAGCTACTACATCAAGTAGGCGGTAGAGCGGGTAGGGGAGATGGTAAAGGTGTAGTATATTTACAAAGCTATTATCCTGATAATATAATTTTTAGTTATGTTAAAGCCGGCGATGAAGATAGTTTTTTTGCAAATGAACTTGAAATAAGAAAATCAGCAGATATGCCGCCATTTTCCAAAACGGCATCGGTAATTTTATCAGGTTCCAATGAGTCTAAAATTTTAGAGATTGCTAGAGCTATGGTCCGAATTGCACCAAAAGCAAACGTGAAAATTTTAGGACCGGCAAGCTCATTAATGTCAAAGCTCGCCGGTAAATATCGTTACCGGATACTTATTATAGCCGATAAGAAATTTAATTTGCAGAAATATTTAAAATTTTGGCTAAGCCTTATAAAAATTCCTTCTTTTTGCCATCTAAAAATAGATATCGATCCTAAAAGTTTTTATTAG
- the ubiX gene encoding 3-octaprenyl-4-hydroxybenzoate carboxy-lyase: MNKDKKIIIAISGASGAIYGIRLLEVLKEQNIETHLVISEGAALTIKLETKYSIDEVKFLANYYYDDKDLGSTISSGSFKTSGMIIAPCSMKTLASIAHSMEDSLISRAAGVVLKDRRKLILMTRETPLHIGHLENMLKVANYGGIIAPPVPAFYNNPKAIDDIVNHSITRVLDFFDIETNLIKRWGSYKQ, translated from the coding sequence ATGAATAAAGATAAAAAAATTATTATAGCAATTTCCGGAGCATCAGGTGCTATATACGGTATTCGTTTGCTTGAAGTACTAAAAGAACAAAATATCGAAACTCATTTAGTTATTTCAGAGGGAGCAGCTCTTACTATAAAGCTTGAAACTAAATATTCTATAGATGAAGTTAAGTTTCTCGCTAATTATTATTATGATGATAAAGATTTAGGTTCTACTATTTCAAGCGGCTCTTTTAAAACTTCAGGCATGATAATAGCCCCTTGTAGTATGAAGACCTTAGCAAGTATCGCTCACTCAATGGAAGATAGTTTAATTAGTAGAGCAGCAGGTGTTGTACTTAAAGATAGACGGAAACTTATTTTAATGACCCGTGAAACGCCTTTGCATATTGGACATTTAGAAAATATGTTAAAAGTAGCGAATTACGGCGGTATCATAGCACCGCCCGTGCCGGCTTTTTATAATAATCCTAAAGCAATAGATGATATAGTAAATCATTCTATTACTAGAGTTTTAGATTTTTTCGATATTGAAACTAATTTAATTAAACGCTGGGGGAGTTATAAGCAATAA
- the dnaB gene encoding Replicative DNA helicase: MARNKINNDKNIAANEEADIPIPRVLPSNVQAEQMLLGAILTNNELLSYVSEFLRSEHFFEPIHQKIYNAIEKITEKGLIATPITLRSMLTQDELFQEIEGAEYLAKLITMSMMVINPVDYGKIIYDLAIKRNLINIGEEVVNDAYNSSLEIEAREQIEHAEAKLYDLASESLNEKSFTRIGIPISESLASINRAMKNNDHVIGISTGLLDLDNKLFGFHNSDLLILAGRPSMGKTAFAINLALNACNNMRLKNIRDNQEIQSVGFFSLEMSSEQLTTRLLSMCAEIDSTSLRTGILGEEKYNRLRKEANTLSELQFFIDDTPALSISAIRTRARRMKRKHNLGILFIDYLQLIRGVSKSENRVSEISEITQGLKAIAKELNIPVIALSQLSRAVELREDKKPMLSDLRESGTIEQDADIVMFIYREEYYLTRKEPAAGDAKHAEWLDKLNKVYNIADIIVAKHRNGPVGNVPLYYDSQFSKFGNLEKRTFSSN, encoded by the coding sequence ATGGCACGTAATAAAATAAATAATGACAAAAACATAGCTGCTAACGAAGAAGCAGATATTCCTATCCCAAGGGTTTTACCTTCAAATGTTCAAGCAGAACAAATGCTACTTGGAGCAATTCTAACTAATAATGAATTACTTAGTTATGTATCGGAATTTTTGCGTAGTGAACATTTTTTCGAACCTATTCATCAAAAAATCTATAACGCAATTGAAAAAATTACCGAAAAAGGTTTGATAGCTACACCTATTACTTTACGTAGTATGTTAACTCAAGATGAACTATTTCAAGAAATAGAAGGAGCGGAATATTTAGCAAAATTGATAACTATGTCAATGATGGTAATAAATCCGGTTGATTACGGTAAAATAATATATGATTTAGCAATAAAGCGTAATTTAATCAATATCGGTGAAGAAGTAGTAAACGACGCTTATAACTCCTCATTAGAGATTGAAGCAAGAGAACAGATTGAACATGCCGAGGCTAAACTTTACGATTTAGCTAGCGAAAGCCTAAATGAAAAGAGTTTTACCAGAATCGGTATTCCTATTTCGGAATCCCTTGCTAGCATCAATAGAGCTATGAAAAATAACGATCACGTAATCGGTATATCTACAGGTTTACTTGATCTAGATAATAAATTATTCGGCTTTCATAATTCCGATCTTTTAATTCTCGCAGGACGTCCATCGATGGGTAAAACAGCATTTGCTATAAATCTTGCACTTAACGCCTGTAATAATATGCGTCTTAAAAATATTAGGGATAATCAGGAAATTCAGTCGGTAGGTTTTTTCTCCTTAGAAATGTCCTCAGAACAGCTAACCACACGTCTACTTTCAATGTGTGCAGAAATTGATTCTACTTCTCTTCGTACGGGGATTCTAGGTGAAGAAAAATATAACCGTCTTCGCAAAGAAGCAAATACTTTATCGGAATTACAATTTTTTATCGATGATACCCCTGCTCTATCTATTTCCGCTATAAGAACAAGAGCTAGAAGAATGAAACGTAAACATAATCTCGGTATATTATTTATCGATTATTTACAATTAATTAGAGGAGTAAGTAAATCTGAAAATAGAGTTAGCGAGATTTCAGAAATAACCCAAGGTTTAAAGGCAATAGCAAAAGAGTTAAATATTCCAGTTATTGCGTTATCTCAGCTTTCAAGAGCGGTAGAACTACGTGAGGATAAAAAACCTATGCTATCCGACCTTAGAGAATCAGGAACTATAGAACAGGATGCTGATATAGTAATGTTTATTTATCGTGAAGAATATTATTTAACAAGAAAAGAACCGGCAGCAGGCGATGCTAAACATGCCGAATGGTTAGATAAGCTCAATAAAGTATATAATATTGCCGATATAATTGTTGCAAAACATCGTAACGGACCGGTTGGAAATGTTCCGCTTTATTATGATAGTCAATTTTCTAAATTTGGTAATTTGGAGAAAAGAACTTTTAGTTCTAATTAA
- a CDS encoding Putative to amino acid permeases: protein MQKLIGSILLISGTCIGSGMIALPMVLAKLGIIPSIILMFIIWFIMYYTSLINLELNLQAGKGLTLGTLGKYFSGHTAQIIGTVSLKLLSYALLAVFIYGGSSILQKLLALDTSITDIGAWYVIISILILLLPLKLVDYINRVLFIGLLIIIAILVIGLVSMIQWDNLPLFSPNYKEISIWGVVTPVVFTSFGFQVIFHTLTNYCNKDAKMLKTAFLFGSLIPAIVYIIWTCSILIVVHHNNPTFYQQMITGNVEVGDLIKELSNIAKWQFVQLLVWIISTLAIATSILGVGVGLCDSLKTMFMNSIPNVVSRNMTAAIVTILPAYIVAVVVPNAFITILGFAGMILVIIVILLPVYLLYKAKIKNFYYPELQKQYLIIICVIIGMLIMGYELVNILAK, encoded by the coding sequence ATGCAAAAACTTATTGGTTCAATCCTGTTAATTTCAGGTACTTGTATAGGTAGCGGTATGATAGCACTGCCTATGGTATTAGCAAAATTAGGTATAATACCTAGTATAATATTGATGTTTATAATTTGGTTTATAATGTATTATACTTCTTTAATTAACTTGGAGCTTAATCTTCAAGCGGGTAAAGGCTTAACACTTGGGACACTTGGAAAATATTTTTCAGGACATACTGCTCAAATCATTGGTACGGTAAGCCTTAAGCTCCTTTCATATGCTTTACTTGCAGTATTTATATATGGAGGCTCTTCAATATTACAGAAGTTATTAGCTTTAGATACAAGTATAACTGATATAGGAGCATGGTATGTTATTATTAGCATTCTAATATTATTATTACCTCTAAAGTTAGTAGATTATATAAATCGAGTACTATTTATCGGGTTGCTTATAATAATTGCAATTTTAGTTATTGGACTTGTTTCCATGATTCAGTGGGATAATTTACCTTTATTCTCACCAAATTATAAAGAAATATCTATATGGGGCGTAGTAACTCCGGTAGTTTTTACTTCATTTGGTTTCCAAGTAATCTTCCATACCTTAACTAATTATTGTAACAAAGATGCTAAAATGCTAAAGACGGCGTTTTTATTTGGCAGCTTAATTCCTGCAATAGTATATATAATTTGGACTTGTAGTATTCTTATTGTAGTACATCATAATAATCCAACATTTTACCAACAAATGATTACAGGTAATGTAGAAGTCGGAGATTTAATTAAGGAATTAAGTAATATAGCAAAATGGCAGTTCGTACAATTATTAGTTTGGATAATTTCAACTCTTGCTATCGCTACCTCAATACTCGGAGTAGGAGTAGGGCTATGTGATTCTCTTAAAACTATGTTTATGAATTCGATACCGAATGTAGTAAGTCGTAATATGACCGCCGCTATTGTTACTATATTACCGGCCTATATTGTAGCAGTAGTAGTACCTAATGCTTTTATTACAATTTTAGGGTTTGCCGGTATGATTCTTGTAATAATTGTAATTTTATTACCGGTTTATCTGTTATATAAAGCAAAGATAAAGAATTTTTATTATCCTGAATTGCAAAAACAATATCTAATTATTATATGCGTAATTATTGGAATGCTTATAATGGGCTATGAACTTGTTAATATATTAGCTAAATAA
- the rluA2 gene encoding Ribosomal large subunit pseudouridine synthase, protein MQRLAKIISNAGICSRRDAEKLILEGQVKVDGITILSPATNVDISNQIEVSGILINQSQKPRLWIYYKPVGLITTHKDPLSRKTVFEQLTGLPRVISIGRLDLNSEGLLLLTNSGDLARQFELPSNRLKRVYHVRAYGKSDILLKSDYKNLEIDGIFYNPHSIKLFKQNKSNSWFEVVLFEGKNREIRRIFEYFGLKVNKLIRIQYGSFTIDNLKPGAYKEINNKILEK, encoded by the coding sequence ATGCAGAGATTAGCCAAAATAATTAGTAATGCAGGAATATGTTCTAGGCGTGATGCTGAAAAGCTGATACTCGAAGGGCAAGTAAAAGTAGACGGCATTACAATTTTATCACCGGCTACAAATGTTGATATTAGTAATCAAATTGAAGTATCAGGCATATTAATCAATCAATCGCAAAAACCAAGGCTTTGGATTTATTACAAGCCTGTCGGTTTAATTACCACTCACAAAGATCCCTTATCTCGTAAAACGGTATTTGAGCAGCTAACCGGCTTACCTCGTGTTATTTCAATAGGTAGGCTAGATTTAAATAGCGAAGGTTTGTTATTACTAACTAATAGCGGTGACTTAGCTCGTCAGTTTGAGCTACCCTCAAATAGGTTAAAGCGAGTATATCATGTTAGAGCATATGGAAAGTCTGATATTCTACTAAAAAGCGATTATAAAAATTTAGAAATTGACGGGATATTTTATAATCCTCATTCGATAAAATTATTTAAGCAAAATAAGAGTAATTCTTGGTTTGAAGTAGTTTTATTTGAAGGAAAAAATCGGGAAATTAGAAGAATATTCGAGTATTTTGGACTAAAAGTTAACAAATTAATTAGGATTCAATATGGTAGTTTTACAATAGATAATCTAAAACCCGGAGCTTATAAAGAAATAAATAATAAAATACTGGAAAAATAA
- a CDS encoding Uncharacterized low-complexity protein, giving the protein MTNLNIYKCEEKDLNDYLGYIKDNPSVSLNDFIKNKYFAEDNDKIIITSLENMEINADLVNANFQGTILTDAVFNNCDLTNTILCDSDLTNVKFNDCTFIGTDFRGANLHYTDFNYKDYDYDNYKIPNLKDKIRDIKLSFSDLERLNKYIDKDLEKERIKEVVIDETTNKKKYILATEDEETLHTVKSKELKTKQEELETLKQNLDNPGIATNLLNAFWNSAETIAQNRQNELEKINKLQHEVNKLETEIYALDNLRMFCGNGLADIFEQLKNEKIQIKLDPSYIIGSTAKERDIPKEYIKLTSAEFDLYLAEAAKQSDTKLSLTEFVRKQKNLSEDLNIVPDLSEINLLGRTLTNLNLKNTLFVAANLENVNISNCNLDFANFEGANLQNAVFQNVNARNAGFLFADLKNSKIENSDMSRAYMPKVDLSEAEVTNSKFNAVMMVNADAEKLIIKDSEWKNSNLTGISLAYADMQRVQMQGVVLNNALLDQANIVSTDLENAFMNNARALEAKFKEQCNMQGITARNAYFSDAEFENILSLKEADLREAIMQRVKLKNADLTKAKLDKANLEYADLTNATLTNATAQFAKLSNATLEKAEAEGLNISDAIAKNINAQEANFKNAIMQRADLTKADFTKAVLENADMQAVEAAEAIFKEANLKQANLKAANLAGINKEGADFDKAKINDATKMHDTKGEAKGNLDHQDKDGKKTSVNVNEHAKLQDKIHAREKSGWFLKTGVGQFCTKIAKTTTSGISSVTNFLASKKFLVGFAVVAGLAVAAAPFVAMPVLLVTGSALATKAVILGAGILAGGLVATGTYKLTQKPLRNLQKSFENLTSSIDKYISPPPENIDELVTEKQQARQKAETEKSKEREENLNNVNNNIDKAKEQDILKQAQNNLNQETPKVEIKEKKDKTVEKQQTEPGKFVAKFKPNTKGKGFVEKIKDKKKTNSTKEAYN; this is encoded by the coding sequence ATGACAAATCTTAATATATATAAATGTGAAGAAAAAGACTTAAACGATTATCTTGGTTATATAAAAGATAACCCTAGTGTCTCATTAAATGATTTTATCAAAAATAAATATTTCGCTGAAGATAATGATAAAATTATTATTACTAGCTTAGAAAATATGGAAATTAACGCAGATTTAGTCAATGCTAATTTCCAAGGTACAATATTAACAGATGCCGTATTTAATAATTGTGACTTAACAAATACCATATTATGTGATTCAGATTTAACAAATGTAAAATTTAATGATTGTACATTTATCGGTACCGACTTTAGAGGAGCAAATCTTCATTACACAGACTTTAATTATAAAGATTATGATTATGATAACTATAAAATCCCCAATCTAAAAGATAAAATACGAGATATAAAACTATCTTTTTCAGATCTTGAAAGATTAAATAAATATATAGATAAGGATTTAGAAAAAGAACGCATTAAAGAAGTAGTTATAGATGAAACTACAAATAAAAAGAAATATATTCTAGCTACGGAAGACGAAGAAACTTTACATACAGTTAAATCAAAAGAGCTAAAGACTAAGCAAGAAGAGTTAGAAACTCTAAAGCAAAACCTAGATAATCCTGGGATTGCTACCAATCTTTTAAATGCTTTTTGGAATAGTGCAGAAACTATTGCTCAAAACCGACAAAACGAATTAGAAAAAATCAACAAGTTACAGCATGAAGTAAATAAATTAGAAACTGAAATATATGCTTTAGATAACCTTAGAATGTTCTGCGGTAACGGTCTTGCAGATATTTTTGAGCAGCTAAAAAATGAAAAAATACAAATAAAACTAGACCCATCATATATTATAGGTTCGACTGCCAAAGAGCGTGATATACCGAAAGAATATATAAAATTAACTTCTGCCGAATTTGATCTATATTTAGCTGAAGCAGCAAAACAATCTGACACAAAATTATCTCTTACCGAATTTGTTAGAAAGCAAAAAAATCTTTCAGAAGATTTAAATATAGTTCCTGATCTTTCAGAAATTAATTTATTGGGTAGAACTCTTACTAATCTTAACCTGAAGAATACATTATTTGTTGCAGCTAATTTAGAAAATGTTAATATCTCAAATTGTAATTTAGATTTTGCTAATTTTGAAGGAGCTAATTTACAAAATGCCGTTTTTCAAAATGTTAACGCTCGTAACGCAGGATTTCTTTTTGCTGATCTTAAAAATAGTAAAATTGAAAATAGTGATATGTCGAGAGCTTACATGCCTAAAGTAGATTTATCTGAAGCAGAAGTAACAAATAGCAAATTTAATGCTGTTATGATGGTTAATGCCGATGCTGAAAAGTTAATTATTAAAGATTCAGAATGGAAAAACTCTAATCTTACCGGTATATCACTTGCTTATGCAGATATGCAAAGAGTTCAAATGCAGGGGGTAGTTTTAAATAATGCACTTCTAGATCAAGCAAATATCGTTTCTACTGATCTTGAAAATGCTTTTATGAATAATGCACGTGCGTTAGAAGCAAAATTCAAAGAACAATGTAACATGCAAGGCATAACTGCAAGGAATGCCTATTTTAGCGATGCTGAATTTGAAAATATACTATCTTTAAAAGAAGCTGACTTAAGAGAAGCTATAATGCAGCGTGTTAAACTTAAGAACGCTGATTTAACAAAAGCAAAGCTTGATAAAGCAAATCTTGAATATGCCGATCTTACAAACGCTACGCTTACTAATGCAACTGCACAATTTGCTAAGTTAAGTAATGCTACTTTAGAAAAAGCAGAAGCTGAAGGATTAAATATTTCTGATGCTATTGCTAAAAATATTAATGCTCAGGAAGCTAACTTTAAAAATGCAATTATGCAGCGTGCCGATCTTACTAAAGCTGATTTCACTAAAGCGGTGCTTGAAAATGCCGATATGCAAGCAGTAGAAGCAGCCGAGGCTATATTTAAAGAAGCAAATCTAAAACAAGCAAATCTAAAAGCAGCAAATCTAGCTGGAATTAATAAAGAAGGAGCAGATTTTGATAAAGCAAAAATCAACGACGCTACAAAGATGCATGATACTAAAGGTGAGGCTAAAGGGAATTTAGATCATCAAGATAAAGACGGTAAAAAAACATCTGTCAATGTTAACGAACATGCTAAATTACAAGATAAAATTCATGCAAGAGAAAAAAGCGGTTGGTTTCTGAAAACCGGAGTAGGACAGTTTTGTACAAAAATTGCTAAAACTACTACATCAGGAATTAGCAGCGTAACAAATTTTTTAGCAAGTAAGAAATTTTTAGTAGGGTTTGCCGTAGTAGCAGGTCTTGCAGTAGCAGCTGCACCTTTTGTAGCAATGCCTGTATTATTGGTCACCGGCTCGGCCCTTGCTACTAAAGCTGTTATTCTAGGAGCAGGTATTTTAGCTGGAGGTCTAGTCGCTACCGGAACTTATAAACTTACTCAAAAACCTTTACGCAATCTTCAGAAATCATTTGAAAATTTGACTAGCAGTATAGATAAATATATCTCACCACCTCCTGAAAATATTGATGAATTAGTAACAGAAAAACAACAAGCAAGGCAAAAAGCTGAAACAGAAAAATCTAAAGAAAGGGAAGAAAATTTAAATAATGTAAATAATAATATTGATAAAGCTAAAGAACAAGATATTTTAAAACAAGCACAAAATAATTTAAACCAGGAAACGCCAAAAGTAGAAATAAAAGAAAAGAAAGATAAAACTGTAGAAAAACAACAAACAGAGCCTGGTAAATTTGTAGCAAAATTTAAGCCTAACACTAAAGGCAAAGGATTTGTCGAAAAAATAAAAGACAAAAAAAAAACAAATTCAACAAAAGAAGCATATAACTAA
- a CDS encoding N6-adenine-specific methylase: MLKIISGKYRNQIIPTAKNIKYRPSTGKLKEAIFSILTSGEFTGNKLFNENTHILDLFAGSGSLAFESLSRGAGFATLIDIDTSSLKIAEGFAKSLNIENNVNLVNINALNLPKANESFDLVFIDPPYHKDIVTKVMKLLIKNNWLRDGTIIVIEMAKTDNYVLDENIEILCEKLYGKSKLLVLRFTVIPAKAGIQ, encoded by the coding sequence GTGTTAAAAATAATATCCGGTAAATATAGAAACCAAATTATACCTACCGCTAAAAATATCAAATATCGACCTTCCACCGGTAAGCTCAAAGAGGCAATATTTAGTATATTAACCTCCGGTGAGTTTACCGGTAATAAATTATTTAACGAAAATACCCACATTCTCGATTTATTTGCCGGTAGCGGTAGCCTTGCTTTTGAAAGCCTATCAAGAGGAGCAGGCTTTGCTACCTTAATTGATATTGATACATCCTCATTAAAAATAGCAGAAGGATTTGCTAAATCTCTAAACATTGAAAACAATGTTAATTTGGTTAATATTAATGCTTTAAATCTACCGAAAGCAAATGAATCATTTGATCTTGTATTTATAGACCCCCCTTATCATAAAGATATAGTAACTAAAGTAATGAAATTGCTGATAAAAAATAACTGGCTTAGAGACGGTACTATCATAGTTATTGAGATGGCTAAAACAGATAATTATGTTTTAGATGAAAATATTGAAATTTTATGTGAAAAACTATATGGTAAGAGTAAGCTGTTGGTTTTAAGATTTACTGTCATTCCTGCGAAAGCAGGAATCCAGTAA
- the radA gene encoding DNA repair protein RadA: MTKDKKHYICSNCGNTSPKWSGQCFDCGVWGSIVEEIVSTNKAIVKTGSKQDFDKLSGHVAEQLRIPTPIGELNRVLGGGLVLGSAILIGGDPGIGKSTLLLQLAASNFASKMNCLYITGEESLDQIKLRAIRLNLTNYNTDILAATNLEDIIASIEANKNNIDLVVIDSIQTITTKELSSPPGTVSQIRICANELVNYAKQNNIIILLSCHVTKDGQLAGPKILEHLVDTVLYFEGDHNNHFRILRSYKNRFGGVGEIGVFEMCGSGLIEVTNPSELFLMKREQNVIGTSIFAGIEGSRPLLMEVQALIVPSNMVTPRRSAVGWDANRLSMILAVLSSRIGLNLANYEVYLSIAGGLKIADPASDLAVAASLISAATGKPVPEHSVFFGEISLSGEIRKTAKAETRIKEAVKLGFNKIICSKLENLTYDFISSVSHLKDLKEIIR; encoded by the coding sequence ATGACCAAAGACAAGAAGCATTATATCTGTTCTAACTGTGGAAATACTAGTCCTAAATGGTCGGGGCAGTGCTTTGACTGCGGTGTATGGGGTAGTATTGTCGAAGAGATAGTAAGCACGAATAAAGCAATTGTTAAAACAGGTAGCAAACAAGATTTCGATAAGCTTTCAGGTCACGTAGCCGAACAGTTACGCATCCCTACCCCTATAGGTGAATTAAATAGAGTACTAGGTGGCGGTTTGGTGCTTGGTTCTGCTATATTAATAGGAGGAGACCCTGGCATAGGCAAATCTACTTTGTTACTACAACTAGCAGCAAGTAACTTTGCATCAAAGATGAATTGCTTATATATAACGGGCGAAGAATCATTAGACCAAATAAAATTAAGGGCCATAAGGTTAAATCTAACTAACTATAATACCGATATTTTAGCAGCCACTAATTTGGAAGATATTATTGCGAGTATAGAAGCTAATAAAAATAATATTGATTTAGTAGTGATTGATTCTATTCAAACAATTACCACAAAAGAATTATCCTCGCCTCCAGGCACTGTTTCACAAATTCGTATATGTGCAAATGAACTTGTTAATTATGCTAAGCAAAACAATATAATTATTTTACTAAGCTGTCACGTAACTAAAGACGGTCAGCTAGCAGGTCCTAAGATACTTGAGCATTTAGTTGATACCGTGCTATATTTCGAGGGAGATCATAATAATCATTTCCGTATTTTACGTTCATATAAAAATCGTTTTGGCGGTGTGGGTGAAATAGGAGTATTTGAGATGTGCGGCAGCGGGCTTATTGAAGTAACAAACCCGTCTGAACTATTTTTGATGAAGCGAGAGCAGAACGTTATAGGTACGTCTATTTTTGCAGGAATTGAAGGCTCAAGACCGTTACTTATGGAAGTACAAGCCCTCATAGTACCTTCAAATATGGTAACTCCTAGACGCTCTGCGGTGGGCTGGGACGCTAATAGATTATCAATGATACTTGCCGTGCTTAGTAGTAGGATAGGACTTAATCTTGCTAATTATGAAGTATATTTAAGCATCGCTGGAGGGCTTAAAATTGCCGATCCTGCTTCGGACCTTGCAGTAGCAGCGAGCTTAATATCTGCCGCAACCGGCAAACCTGTACCCGAACATAGCGTCTTCTTCGGCGAAATAAGCTTATCGGGTGAGATAAGAAAAACTGCAAAAGCAGAAACAAGAATAAAAGAAGCCGTAAAGCTTGGATTTAATAAGATTATCTGCTCTAAACTTGAGAATTTAACGTATGACTTTATATCTTCCGTCTCACATTTAAAGGATTTAAAAGAGATAATTAGATGA